The proteins below come from a single Juglans regia cultivar Chandler chromosome 12, Walnut 2.0, whole genome shotgun sequence genomic window:
- the LOC109013042 gene encoding pleiotropic drug resistance protein 3-like isoform X2, which produces MVAGEISYNGYKLDEFVPQKSSAYISQYDLHIPEMTVRETIDFSARCQGVGSRADIMMEVSRKEKAAGIVPDPDVDTYMKAIAVEGQKRNLQTDYVLKILGLDICSDIMVGDALTRGISGGQKKRLTTGEMIVGPTKALFMDEISTGLDSSTTFQVVTCLQQLVHITDTTALVSLLQPAPETFDLFDEVILMAEGKIAYHGPRSHVLQFFEDCGFKCPERKGAADFLQEVISKKDQAQYWNHAGLPYNYVSVDQFSEMFKASDLGQRLNDELSEPYDKSKSHRNALSFSIYSLRKWELFKACMSRELLLMKRNSFVYVFKTVQLIITAFIAMTIFLRTQTTVDLNSANYFLGALYYTLVRLMTNGVAELSLTIIRLPVVYKQRSFYLYPAWAYSIPASILKIPFSLVDSILWTALTYYVIGYSPEVGRFFSQFLLLFALHLASTSMCRFVASIFRTMETASTCGALILMTLFLFGGFIIPKTSLPPWLSWGFWLSPMTYAQIGIALNEFLAPRWQKVSKGNTTIGTAVLTSHGLNFEGYFYWISLGALLGFTILFDAGFVLALTYLPAPKMSRAIISKKSISQIQEKNGSRSSTQLDNQSTLGTFSKATEETKRSGMLVIPFEPLTIAFKDVQYFVDTPPEMRKKGFDQKRLQLLRDITGAFRPGILTALMGVSGAGKTTLMDVLSGRKTGGIIEGDIRIGGYPKIQSTFARISGYCEQNDIHSPQITVKESVTYSAWLRLPPETDPETKARFVEEVIETIELDDIKDLLVGIPGQSGLSTEQRKRLTIAVELVSNPSIIFMDEPTSGLDARAAAIVMRAVKNVVATGRTTVCTIHQPSIDVFENFDELILMKIGGQIIYSGMLGRHSSKLIEYFEGISGVPKIKNNYNPATWMLEVTSASVEADIGLDFAKIYKESPLYRDTIELVRQLSEPQPGSSDLQFPSRFPESGWVQFIACLWKQYLSYWRSPEYNLGRFVFVIAAALVFGAVFWQKGKEIKTEQDLFNILGSMYSAVIFLGLNNCSSVLPYVVTERTILYREKFAGMYSSMAYSFAQMAIEIPYVLLETVLYVAITYPTIGYQWSVYKLFWYFYATFCTLLYFVYLGMLIVSLSTNIEVASILATAVYTILNLFSGFLMPGPKIPKWWIWCYWICPTSWSLNGLLTSQYGDMNKEILIFGEVKTISSFLEDYYGFQHDRLGLVAFVLIAYPVIYASLFAYCIGKVNFQSR; this is translated from the exons ATG GTTGCAGGGGAAATCTCTTATAACGGTTACAAACTAGATGAGTTTGTTCCACAGAAATCATCAGCTTACATAAGCCAATATGACCTGCACATACCTGAAATGACTGTGAGGGAAACAATTGACTTTTCAGCGCGCTGCCAGGGTGTTGGAAGCAGAGCTG ATATCATGATGGAAGTAAGCAGAAAAGAGAAAGCAGCAGGAATTGTCCCTGACCCTGATGTGGACACTTATATGAAG GCAATAGCAGTTGAAGGACAAAAACGAAATCTCCAAACGGACTATGTTTTGAAG ATCCTTGGACTGGATATCTGCAGTGATATAATGGTTGGTGATGCATTGACAAGAGGCATTTCGGGTGGCCAGAAGAAAAGGTTAACAACAG GGGAGATGATTGTTGGGCCCACAAAAGCTCTATTTATGGATGAAATATCGACTGGATTGGATAGCTCCACAACCTTTCAGGTTGTTACCTGTCTTCAGCAATTGGTGCACATCACTGATACAACTGCATTGGTTTCACTTCTTCAACCAGCTCCCGAAACATTTGATCTATTTGATGAAGTGATACTAATGGCAGAAGGGAAAATAGCATACCATGGTCCTCGTAGTCATGTACTTCAATTTTTTGAGGATTGTGGTTTCAAGTGCCCAGAAAGAAAAGGTGCTGCAGACTTCCTTCAGGAG GTAATCTCCAAGAAGGATCAGGCACAATACTGGAACCATGCTGGCCTTCCCTATAATTATGTCTCAGTGGATCAGTTCTCTGAAATGTTCAAAGCAAGCGATTTAGGACAGAGGTTAAATGATGAACTCTCAGAGCCATATGATAAATCTAAGAGCCACAGAAATGCTTTGTCATTTAGTATTTACTCTTTGCGAAAATGGGAATTGTTCAAAGCTTGCATGTCCAGAGAGCTACTTCTCATGAAACGGAACTCATTTGTCTATGTGTTCAAGACAGTCCAG CTTATCATCACTGCATTTATTGCAATGACTATATTTCTACGCACTCAGACGACTGTGGACTTGAACAGTGCCAATTATTTTTTGGGCGCTCTATACTATACACTTGTCAGACTCATGACCAATGGAGTTGCAGAACTGTCCTTGACAATCATCAGACTCCCAGTGGTTTACAAGCAAAGATCATTCTATCTGTATCCAGCATGGGCTTATTCGATCCCAGCATCTATACTGAAAATTCCATTTTCTCTGGTTGATTCAATACTTTGGACAGCACTGACTTACTATGTTATTGGGTATAGCCCTGAAGTTGGGAG GTTCTTTTCCCAGTTTCTTCTGCTGTTTGCCCTACATCTAGCATCAACGTCTATGTGTCGTTTTGTCGCCTCAATTTTCCGGACTATGGAGACTGCATCAACTTGTGGCGCTTTGATCTTAATGACACTTTTCTTGTTTGGAGGCTTCATTATTCCTAAAA CCTCTTTACCACCTTGGCTGAGTTGGGGCTTCTGGCTTTCTCCCATGACTTATGCACAAATAGGCATAGCGCTAAATGAATTCCTTGCTCCACGATGGCAAAAG GTTTCAAAGGGAAACACGACCATAGGGACGGCGGTTCTAACCAGTCATGGCTTGAACTTTGAGGGCTATTTCTATTGGATATCCTTAGGGGCTTTGCTTGGGTTCACTATACTTTTTGATGCAGGCTTTGTCTTAGCCTTAACTTACTTGCCAG CTCCTAAAATGTCTCGAGCTATTATTTCGAAGAAAAGTATTTCTCAGatacaagaaaaaaatggtAGCAGAAGTAGCACACAACTGGATAACCAATCAACTCTAGGTACCTTTTCCAAAGCTACTGAAGAGACAAAACGTTCTG GGATGCTGGTCATACCATTTGAGCCTCTGACAATAGCATTCAAGGATGTGCAATACTTTGTTGATACGCCTCCG GAGATGAGAAagaagggtttcgatcagaaaAGGCTTCAGCTGCTTCGAGATATTACAGGAGCATTTAGGCCAGGAATTCTTACGGCACTTATGGGGGTCAGTGGAGCTGGGAAAACGACTCTCATGGATGTCCTTTCTGGAAGGAAAACTGGAGGTATTATTGAAGGGGATATAAGAATTGGAGGGTATCCCAAGATCCAGAGTACATTTGCAAGAATATCAGGTTACTGTGAGCAAAATGATATACATTCTCCTCAGATTACTGTAAAAGAATCAGTGACATACTCAGCTTGGTTGCGGTTGCCACCAGAGACTGATCCAGAGACAAAAGCT AGATTTGTAGAAGAAGTCATTGAAACAATTGAACTTGATGATATAAAAGATTTGTTAGTTGGCATTCCCGGCCAAAGTGGCCTATCTACCGAACAACGTAAAAGGCTAACAATTGCAGTGGAGCTTGTTTCCAATCCGTCAATTATATTTATGGATGAACCTACGTCAGGTTTAGATGCCAGAGCAGCTGCAATTGTAATGCGTGCAGTGAAGAATGTGGTTGCCACTGGAAGGACAACAGTTTGCACCATCCACCAACCAAGCATTGACgtatttgagaattttgatgAG TTGATTCTAATGAAAATTGGAGGACAGATTATCTACTCTGGAATGCTAGGTCGCCATTCAAGTAAACTCATTGAATATTTTGAG GGTATTTCTGGTGTgccaaagataaaaaataattataatccaGCAACATGGATGCTAGAAGTTACTTCAGCTTCAGTAGAAGCAGATATTGGTTTAGATTTTGCCAAAATCTACAAGGAGTCACCTCTGTATCG TGACACCATCGAGTTAGTACGACAGCTGAGTGAACCACAGCCAGGATCAAGTGACTTGCAGTTTCCCTCTCGTTTTCCAGAAAGTGGTTGGGTTCAGTTTATTGCATGCCTATGGAAACAATACTTATCTTATTGGAGGAGTCCTGAATACAACTTGGGGCGTTTCGTGTTTGTGATTGCTGCCGCACTGGTGTTTGGGGCAGTCTTTTGGCAGAAAGGAAAGGAGAT AAAAACTGAGCAGGATTTGTTCAACATACTTGGATCCATGTATAGTGCTGTAATATTCTTAGGCCTAAACAATTGTTCATCGGTTCTACCATACGTGGTAACTGAGCGCACCATTCTGTACCGGGAAAAATTTGCTGGAATGTACTCCTCAATGGCTTACTCATTTGCACAG ATGGCCATCGAAATACCTTATGTGCTGCTGGAAACGGTTTTGTATGTGGCCATTACATATCCAACAATAGGGTACCAATGGTCAGTTTACAAGCTCTTTTGGTACTTCTATGCCACATTCTGCACTCTTCTATACTTTGTGTATCTTGGGATGCTGATTGTTTCATTGAGCACAAATATCGAAGTAGCTTCCATTTTGGCAACTGCAGTCTACACCATATTGAACCTTTTCTCAGGCTTCCTAATGCCAGGACCG AAAATTCCAAAGTGGTGGATCTGGTGCTATTGGATTTGCCCTACATCTTGGTCCCTAAATGGCCTGCTGACTTCACAATACGGAGACATGAATAAAGAGATTCTGATCTTTGGGGAGGTCAAGACGATTAGTTCTTTTCTTGAGGATTATTATGGCTTTCAACATGATCGTTTAGGCCTTGTGGCCTTTGTTCTCATTGCTTATCCGGTCATCTATGCTTCCCTGTTTGCCTACTGCATTGGGAAAGTAAACTTCCAAAGCAGGTAG
- the LOC109013042 gene encoding pleiotropic drug resistance protein 3-like isoform X3: MKYGEISYNGYKLDEFVPQKSSAYISQYDLHIPEMTVRETIDFSARCQGVGSRADIMMEVSRKEKAAGIVPDPDVDTYMKAIAVEGQKRNLQTDYVLKILGLDICSDIMVGDALTRGISGGQKKRLTTGEMIVGPTKALFMDEISTGLDSSTTFQVVTCLQQLVHITDTTALVSLLQPAPETFDLFDEVILMAEGKIAYHGPRSHVLQFFEDCGFKCPERKGAADFLQEVISKKDQAQYWNHAGLPYNYVSVDQFSEMFKASDLGQRLNDELSEPYDKSKSHRNALSFSIYSLRKWELFKACMSRELLLMKRNSFVYVFKTVQLIITAFIAMTIFLRTQTTVDLNSANYFLGALYYTLVRLMTNGVAELSLTIIRLPVVYKQRSFYLYPAWAYSIPASILKIPFSLVDSILWTALTYYVIGYSPEVGRFFSQFLLLFALHLASTSMCRFVASIFRTMETASTCGALILMTLFLFGGFIIPKTSLPPWLSWGFWLSPMTYAQIGIALNEFLAPRWQKVSKGNTTIGTAVLTSHGLNFEGYFYWISLGALLGFTILFDAGFVLALTYLPAPKMSRAIISKKSISQIQEKNGSRSSTQLDNQSTLGTFSKATEETKRSGMLVIPFEPLTIAFKDVQYFVDTPPEMRKKGFDQKRLQLLRDITGAFRPGILTALMGVSGAGKTTLMDVLSGRKTGGIIEGDIRIGGYPKIQSTFARISGYCEQNDIHSPQITVKESVTYSAWLRLPPETDPETKARFVEEVIETIELDDIKDLLVGIPGQSGLSTEQRKRLTIAVELVSNPSIIFMDEPTSGLDARAAAIVMRAVKNVVATGRTTVCTIHQPSIDVFENFDELILMKIGGQIIYSGMLGRHSSKLIEYFEGISGVPKIKNNYNPATWMLEVTSASVEADIGLDFAKIYKESPLYRDTIELVRQLSEPQPGSSDLQFPSRFPESGWVQFIACLWKQYLSYWRSPEYNLGRFVFVIAAALVFGAVFWQKGKEIKTEQDLFNILGSMYSAVIFLGLNNCSSVLPYVVTERTILYREKFAGMYSSMAYSFAQMAIEIPYVLLETVLYVAITYPTIGYQWSVYKLFWYFYATFCTLLYFVYLGMLIVSLSTNIEVASILATAVYTILNLFSGFLMPGPKIPKWWIWCYWICPTSWSLNGLLTSQYGDMNKEILIFGEVKTISSFLEDYYGFQHDRLGLVAFVLIAYPVIYASLFAYCIGKVNFQSR; this comes from the exons ATGAAGTATG GGGAAATCTCTTATAACGGTTACAAACTAGATGAGTTTGTTCCACAGAAATCATCAGCTTACATAAGCCAATATGACCTGCACATACCTGAAATGACTGTGAGGGAAACAATTGACTTTTCAGCGCGCTGCCAGGGTGTTGGAAGCAGAGCTG ATATCATGATGGAAGTAAGCAGAAAAGAGAAAGCAGCAGGAATTGTCCCTGACCCTGATGTGGACACTTATATGAAG GCAATAGCAGTTGAAGGACAAAAACGAAATCTCCAAACGGACTATGTTTTGAAG ATCCTTGGACTGGATATCTGCAGTGATATAATGGTTGGTGATGCATTGACAAGAGGCATTTCGGGTGGCCAGAAGAAAAGGTTAACAACAG GGGAGATGATTGTTGGGCCCACAAAAGCTCTATTTATGGATGAAATATCGACTGGATTGGATAGCTCCACAACCTTTCAGGTTGTTACCTGTCTTCAGCAATTGGTGCACATCACTGATACAACTGCATTGGTTTCACTTCTTCAACCAGCTCCCGAAACATTTGATCTATTTGATGAAGTGATACTAATGGCAGAAGGGAAAATAGCATACCATGGTCCTCGTAGTCATGTACTTCAATTTTTTGAGGATTGTGGTTTCAAGTGCCCAGAAAGAAAAGGTGCTGCAGACTTCCTTCAGGAG GTAATCTCCAAGAAGGATCAGGCACAATACTGGAACCATGCTGGCCTTCCCTATAATTATGTCTCAGTGGATCAGTTCTCTGAAATGTTCAAAGCAAGCGATTTAGGACAGAGGTTAAATGATGAACTCTCAGAGCCATATGATAAATCTAAGAGCCACAGAAATGCTTTGTCATTTAGTATTTACTCTTTGCGAAAATGGGAATTGTTCAAAGCTTGCATGTCCAGAGAGCTACTTCTCATGAAACGGAACTCATTTGTCTATGTGTTCAAGACAGTCCAG CTTATCATCACTGCATTTATTGCAATGACTATATTTCTACGCACTCAGACGACTGTGGACTTGAACAGTGCCAATTATTTTTTGGGCGCTCTATACTATACACTTGTCAGACTCATGACCAATGGAGTTGCAGAACTGTCCTTGACAATCATCAGACTCCCAGTGGTTTACAAGCAAAGATCATTCTATCTGTATCCAGCATGGGCTTATTCGATCCCAGCATCTATACTGAAAATTCCATTTTCTCTGGTTGATTCAATACTTTGGACAGCACTGACTTACTATGTTATTGGGTATAGCCCTGAAGTTGGGAG GTTCTTTTCCCAGTTTCTTCTGCTGTTTGCCCTACATCTAGCATCAACGTCTATGTGTCGTTTTGTCGCCTCAATTTTCCGGACTATGGAGACTGCATCAACTTGTGGCGCTTTGATCTTAATGACACTTTTCTTGTTTGGAGGCTTCATTATTCCTAAAA CCTCTTTACCACCTTGGCTGAGTTGGGGCTTCTGGCTTTCTCCCATGACTTATGCACAAATAGGCATAGCGCTAAATGAATTCCTTGCTCCACGATGGCAAAAG GTTTCAAAGGGAAACACGACCATAGGGACGGCGGTTCTAACCAGTCATGGCTTGAACTTTGAGGGCTATTTCTATTGGATATCCTTAGGGGCTTTGCTTGGGTTCACTATACTTTTTGATGCAGGCTTTGTCTTAGCCTTAACTTACTTGCCAG CTCCTAAAATGTCTCGAGCTATTATTTCGAAGAAAAGTATTTCTCAGatacaagaaaaaaatggtAGCAGAAGTAGCACACAACTGGATAACCAATCAACTCTAGGTACCTTTTCCAAAGCTACTGAAGAGACAAAACGTTCTG GGATGCTGGTCATACCATTTGAGCCTCTGACAATAGCATTCAAGGATGTGCAATACTTTGTTGATACGCCTCCG GAGATGAGAAagaagggtttcgatcagaaaAGGCTTCAGCTGCTTCGAGATATTACAGGAGCATTTAGGCCAGGAATTCTTACGGCACTTATGGGGGTCAGTGGAGCTGGGAAAACGACTCTCATGGATGTCCTTTCTGGAAGGAAAACTGGAGGTATTATTGAAGGGGATATAAGAATTGGAGGGTATCCCAAGATCCAGAGTACATTTGCAAGAATATCAGGTTACTGTGAGCAAAATGATATACATTCTCCTCAGATTACTGTAAAAGAATCAGTGACATACTCAGCTTGGTTGCGGTTGCCACCAGAGACTGATCCAGAGACAAAAGCT AGATTTGTAGAAGAAGTCATTGAAACAATTGAACTTGATGATATAAAAGATTTGTTAGTTGGCATTCCCGGCCAAAGTGGCCTATCTACCGAACAACGTAAAAGGCTAACAATTGCAGTGGAGCTTGTTTCCAATCCGTCAATTATATTTATGGATGAACCTACGTCAGGTTTAGATGCCAGAGCAGCTGCAATTGTAATGCGTGCAGTGAAGAATGTGGTTGCCACTGGAAGGACAACAGTTTGCACCATCCACCAACCAAGCATTGACgtatttgagaattttgatgAG TTGATTCTAATGAAAATTGGAGGACAGATTATCTACTCTGGAATGCTAGGTCGCCATTCAAGTAAACTCATTGAATATTTTGAG GGTATTTCTGGTGTgccaaagataaaaaataattataatccaGCAACATGGATGCTAGAAGTTACTTCAGCTTCAGTAGAAGCAGATATTGGTTTAGATTTTGCCAAAATCTACAAGGAGTCACCTCTGTATCG TGACACCATCGAGTTAGTACGACAGCTGAGTGAACCACAGCCAGGATCAAGTGACTTGCAGTTTCCCTCTCGTTTTCCAGAAAGTGGTTGGGTTCAGTTTATTGCATGCCTATGGAAACAATACTTATCTTATTGGAGGAGTCCTGAATACAACTTGGGGCGTTTCGTGTTTGTGATTGCTGCCGCACTGGTGTTTGGGGCAGTCTTTTGGCAGAAAGGAAAGGAGAT AAAAACTGAGCAGGATTTGTTCAACATACTTGGATCCATGTATAGTGCTGTAATATTCTTAGGCCTAAACAATTGTTCATCGGTTCTACCATACGTGGTAACTGAGCGCACCATTCTGTACCGGGAAAAATTTGCTGGAATGTACTCCTCAATGGCTTACTCATTTGCACAG ATGGCCATCGAAATACCTTATGTGCTGCTGGAAACGGTTTTGTATGTGGCCATTACATATCCAACAATAGGGTACCAATGGTCAGTTTACAAGCTCTTTTGGTACTTCTATGCCACATTCTGCACTCTTCTATACTTTGTGTATCTTGGGATGCTGATTGTTTCATTGAGCACAAATATCGAAGTAGCTTCCATTTTGGCAACTGCAGTCTACACCATATTGAACCTTTTCTCAGGCTTCCTAATGCCAGGACCG AAAATTCCAAAGTGGTGGATCTGGTGCTATTGGATTTGCCCTACATCTTGGTCCCTAAATGGCCTGCTGACTTCACAATACGGAGACATGAATAAAGAGATTCTGATCTTTGGGGAGGTCAAGACGATTAGTTCTTTTCTTGAGGATTATTATGGCTTTCAACATGATCGTTTAGGCCTTGTGGCCTTTGTTCTCATTGCTTATCCGGTCATCTATGCTTCCCTGTTTGCCTACTGCATTGGGAAAGTAAACTTCCAAAGCAGGTAG